One window of the Pseudofrankia sp. DC12 genome contains the following:
- a CDS encoding pyridoxal-phosphate dependent enzyme encodes MTQPAATTPSPRTPGKPGATVGSPDGPTDDAGDGTTTRATARLDDLSPSEVAALIRAVDVDAAAATLAGVALRTRVVAHPGLGRRTGAPIWLKCENEQHTRSFKLRGAYNRVAQADPARRARGLVAASAGNHAQGVAYAAARFGVDSTIFVPAGANSVKVARTRRWGARVEHVDGGVDAALAAAEAFAAQGDRLMVHPFDDAAVIAGQGTVGLELIEQVPGLRSVVVGVGGGGLAAGIAVALASHARGAQVRVIGVQAENASAFADSFHAGRRLSSPAHTVADGMAVRTPGRLTLALAASLLDDVVTVDDGAFWEAMALLRATGDHLVEPAGAAGVAALLRHPGLAQGPTAVVLSGGNIDLATAERVAALTAAATIPVTRTA; translated from the coding sequence ATGACCCAGCCAGCCGCGACAACGCCGTCGCCGCGAACGCCCGGCAAACCGGGCGCCACCGTCGGATCCCCGGACGGGCCGACGGACGACGCCGGCGACGGGACTACCACCCGGGCCACGGCCCGGCTGGACGACCTCTCCCCGTCCGAGGTCGCGGCCCTGATCCGCGCGGTCGACGTCGACGCGGCCGCGGCCACCCTCGCGGGAGTCGCGCTGCGCACCCGGGTCGTAGCGCACCCCGGGCTTGGTCGCCGGACCGGCGCGCCGATCTGGCTGAAGTGCGAGAACGAGCAGCACACCCGGTCGTTCAAGCTGCGCGGCGCGTACAACCGGGTCGCCCAGGCCGACCCGGCCCGCCGGGCTCGCGGACTGGTCGCGGCCAGCGCCGGTAACCACGCCCAGGGCGTCGCGTATGCCGCGGCCCGGTTCGGCGTCGACTCGACGATCTTCGTACCGGCCGGTGCGAACTCGGTGAAGGTGGCCCGCACGCGACGGTGGGGGGCCCGGGTCGAGCATGTCGACGGTGGGGTCGACGCCGCGCTCGCCGCCGCCGAGGCGTTCGCCGCCCAGGGCGACCGGCTGATGGTCCACCCGTTCGACGACGCGGCGGTGATCGCCGGTCAGGGGACGGTCGGGCTTGAGCTGATCGAGCAGGTGCCGGGCCTGCGCAGCGTGGTCGTCGGGGTCGGCGGCGGCGGGCTGGCCGCCGGGATCGCGGTCGCGCTGGCCAGCCACGCCCGCGGCGCCCAGGTACGGGTCATCGGCGTGCAGGCCGAGAACGCCTCGGCCTTCGCCGACTCCTTCCACGCCGGCCGGCGCCTCAGCTCGCCCGCCCACACCGTCGCCGACGGGATGGCGGTGCGCACCCCCGGCCGCCTCACGCTGGCGCTCGCCGCGTCCCTGCTCGACGACGTGGTCACCGTCGACGACGGCGCGTTCTGGGAGGCGATGGCGCTGCTGCGGGCGACCGGAGACCACCTCGTCGAGCCGGCCGGTGCCGCCGGGGTGGCCGCGCTGCTGCGCCATCCGGGGCTGGCACAGGGGCCGACGGCCGTCGTCCTCTCCGGCGGCAACATCGACCTGGCCACCGCCGAGCGCGTCGCGGCCCTGACGGCCGCCGCCACCATTCCCGTCACCCGCACCGCCTGA
- a CDS encoding NAD(P)H-hydrate dehydratase, whose amino-acid sequence MRAAHTVADVRDAEAPLLASLPPGALMQRAVHGLLSHAVAFLDRRVYGRRVVVLAGGGDNGGDALWAGAKLAARGARVDALAPGTTHPEGTAVLLAAGGRLHRVVAPDSTPGSGEPAALADDRVAALLARADLVLDGLLGIGGRGGLRAAHARLAELAPAARTIAVDVPSGVDADTGSVVGPAVRAARTVTFGTYKRGLLLGAGATHVGQLALVEIGLDLPEPDLTALDDDDVADLLPVPGPTDSKYTRGVLGLVGGSDRYPGAVVLATGGALRGGAGYLRVVAEARAAEHVRRAHPEAVVTVIEPGDATAMLAAGRVQAWALGPGIVPGAEARRLVDALVGTDVPLLLDAGGLDPFADAFAAGFRTGGGAGVGVGFTAGFSRPGVGGSGRVEAPANRETLARRGAPVLLTPHEGEFTRLTATALGWDPRETGRALAADRLATVRRATGELGVTVLLKGARTLVVEPGGAARVNTTGTPWLGSAGTGDVLTGLAGSLLAAGLGALDAASVAAYLHGRAGELAPRPLGAADLPGLLPAARAGLSPDSLG is encoded by the coding sequence ATGCGTGCTGCACATACCGTGGCCGACGTCCGGGACGCCGAGGCGCCGCTGCTCGCGTCGTTGCCGCCGGGGGCGCTGATGCAACGGGCCGTGCACGGGCTGCTCAGCCACGCGGTCGCCTTCCTGGACCGGCGGGTGTACGGGCGTCGGGTCGTCGTACTGGCCGGTGGCGGCGACAACGGCGGCGACGCGCTGTGGGCCGGGGCCAAACTGGCCGCCCGCGGCGCCCGCGTGGACGCCCTGGCGCCTGGCACGACCCATCCCGAGGGCACCGCGGTGCTGCTCGCCGCCGGCGGCCGGCTGCACCGCGTCGTCGCCCCGGACAGCACCCCCGGCTCCGGGGAGCCGGCGGCGCTGGCGGACGACCGGGTCGCGGCGCTGCTGGCGCGGGCCGACCTGGTGCTCGACGGGCTGCTCGGGATCGGCGGGCGTGGTGGGCTGCGAGCGGCGCACGCGCGGCTCGCCGAGCTGGCCCCGGCGGCGCGGACGATCGCCGTCGACGTGCCGAGCGGGGTGGACGCGGACACCGGCTCCGTCGTGGGCCCTGCGGTGCGAGCCGCGCGGACGGTGACGTTCGGGACCTACAAGCGCGGGCTGCTGCTCGGCGCGGGCGCCACCCACGTCGGTCAGCTCGCACTCGTCGAGATCGGGCTCGACCTGCCCGAACCGGACCTCACGGCGCTCGACGACGACGACGTCGCCGACCTACTCCCGGTGCCAGGGCCGACCGACTCGAAGTACACCCGGGGCGTGCTGGGCCTGGTGGGAGGCAGCGACCGCTACCCGGGCGCGGTCGTGCTCGCGACCGGCGGGGCGCTGCGCGGCGGGGCCGGCTACCTGCGGGTGGTCGCCGAGGCGCGCGCGGCCGAGCATGTCCGCCGGGCCCACCCGGAGGCGGTGGTGACCGTGATCGAACCGGGAGACGCCACCGCGATGCTGGCCGCCGGCCGGGTCCAGGCCTGGGCGCTCGGCCCCGGGATCGTGCCCGGGGCGGAGGCACGCCGGCTGGTCGACGCCCTGGTGGGTACCGACGTGCCGCTGCTGCTCGACGCCGGCGGGCTTGACCCGTTCGCCGACGCCTTCGCCGCCGGCTTCCGGACGGGTGGCGGTGCGGGCGTCGGGGTCGGGTTCACCGCGGGATTCAGCCGGCCCGGCGTCGGCGGATCAGGCCGCGTGGAGGCCCCGGCGAACCGGGAGACGCTGGCTCGCCGGGGGGCGCCGGTGCTGCTGACCCCTCATGAGGGCGAGTTCACCCGGCTCACGGCGACCGCGCTCGGCTGGGACCCGCGGGAGACGGGACGAGCGCTGGCCGCCGACCGGCTGGCCACGGTCCGGCGCGCGACCGGTGAGCTGGGCGTTACCGTGCTGCTCAAGGGCGCCCGGACGCTGGTCGTCGAACCGGGCGGCGCGGCCCGGGTGAACACCACCGGAACCCCGTGGCTCGGCAGCGCAGGGACGGGCGACGTGCTGACCGGCCTCGCCGGCTCCCTGCTGGCCGCCGGGCTCGGGGCGCTCGACGCGGCCAGCGTGGCCGCATACCTGCATGGCCGGGCCGGTGAGCTGGCCCCGCGCCCGTTGGGTGCCGCCGACCTCCCCGGGCTGCTGCCGGCCGCCAGGGCCGGCCTGAGCCCCGACTCCCTCGGCTAG
- a CDS encoding alpha/beta hydrolase: MAGTATGMGGVTKGGSLGRSAAGAVDLVGTVAGSRAVRATGGSLGIAGAVIAAGLIAERRAVRKARARPDVPAELRAGPIVGRATTVIASDGVPLHVVESDPDDLAAAGVPASAVGIAGPGSAASDPAAVAGDVDRSDPRTGLARLRWRWSSSDLPERPTLVFVHGFCNTADSWCFQQRALADLGPMVFYDQRAHGRSGRSEVARCTIDQLADDLHAVLAARVPAGPIVLIGHSMGGMTILGLAERHPELFAERVVAVALMSTSAGDLARVTFGLPAGVSSVVRRVLPGLAVGIRHAPPLLERARRHGSDLAYSITRRVGFGTTDIPPSVVTFLEGEIASTPIPVIVSFLPTLLAHDKLAAAAVLRHVPTLLMVGDHDLMTPLPHSRTLADALPEAELVVEEGAGHALPLERPEAVNECVRALVGRAHPADQGRRSLLPWRWQRSAGESGEPAPDLPAADADLG; the protein is encoded by the coding sequence GTGGCGGGCACGGCCACGGGCATGGGCGGCGTCACGAAGGGCGGCAGTCTGGGGAGGTCGGCGGCCGGCGCGGTCGACCTGGTCGGAACGGTGGCGGGGTCGAGGGCGGTCCGGGCGACCGGCGGCAGCCTCGGCATCGCCGGGGCTGTCATCGCCGCCGGCCTGATCGCCGAGCGCCGGGCCGTCAGGAAGGCCCGCGCCCGCCCGGACGTCCCGGCGGAGCTGCGCGCCGGGCCGATCGTCGGCCGGGCCACCACGGTGATCGCCTCCGACGGCGTGCCGCTGCACGTCGTCGAGAGCGACCCGGACGACCTCGCCGCCGCCGGCGTACCGGCGTCGGCAGTGGGCATCGCGGGCCCCGGCTCCGCCGCGAGCGACCCGGCAGCGGTCGCCGGCGACGTCGACCGATCGGACCCGCGCACCGGTCTGGCCCGGCTGCGTTGGAGGTGGAGCTCATCCGACCTGCCCGAGCGGCCGACCCTGGTGTTCGTGCACGGGTTCTGCAACACCGCCGACTCGTGGTGCTTCCAACAGCGGGCGCTGGCCGACCTCGGTCCCATGGTGTTCTACGACCAGCGGGCGCACGGCCGGTCCGGGCGGTCCGAGGTCGCGCGGTGCACCATCGACCAGCTGGCCGATGACCTGCACGCCGTCCTGGCGGCCCGCGTTCCGGCCGGGCCGATCGTGCTGATCGGCCACTCGATGGGCGGGATGACGATCCTCGGCCTGGCCGAGCGGCACCCGGAGCTGTTCGCCGAGCGGGTCGTCGCGGTGGCGCTGATGTCGACGAGCGCGGGCGACCTGGCCCGGGTGACCTTCGGCCTGCCGGCCGGGGTGTCCAGCGTGGTCCGGCGGGTGCTGCCGGGCCTCGCCGTCGGGATCCGGCACGCCCCACCACTGTTGGAACGGGCCCGGCGGCACGGCAGCGACCTGGCCTACTCGATCACCAGGAGGGTCGGCTTCGGCACCACCGACATACCACCCTCGGTGGTGACGTTCCTGGAAGGCGAGATCGCGAGCACCCCGATCCCGGTGATCGTGTCGTTCCTGCCGACCCTGCTGGCGCACGACAAGCTCGCCGCCGCGGCTGTGCTGCGGCACGTCCCGACGCTGCTGATGGTCGGCGACCACGACCTGATGACCCCGCTGCCGCACAGCCGCACCCTGGCCGACGCGCTGCCGGAGGCCGAGCTCGTCGTCGAGGAGGGTGCCGGTCATGCCCTTCCGCTGGAACGCCCGGAAGCGGTGAACGAGTGCGTCCGTGCCCTCGTCGGGCGGGCCCATCCGGCCGATCAGGGCCGCCGTTCGCTGCTCCCCTGGCGGTGGCAGCGGTCGGCCGGCGAGTCCGGCGAGCCGGCGCCCGACCTCCCGGCCGCGGACGCCGACCTGGGCTGA
- the pcrA gene encoding DNA helicase PcrA → MSTLFDDETVPSAGGASSEPRDSYDLFAPAVLAGAPRSGQSAAAHQPERRPSPRLDPDELLAGLNPQQRAAVVHEGSPLLIVAGAGSGKTRVLAHRIAYLLAARQVHPGEILAITFTNKAANEMRERVGALVGGRVRAMWVSTFHSACVRILRNESKRLGFGSSFSIYDAADAQRLITLVCRDLDLDSKRHPARGLAAQISTLKNELVDHETAQAKASSHPERTVAEVYALYQRRLREANALDFDDLIMTTVNLLQAFPDVAEHYHRRFRHVLVDEYQDTNHAQYVLIRELVGGGGSTAGRADDPGLPGPAELCVVGDADQSIYAFRGADIRNIVEFEEDFPSAKTVLLEQNYRSTQTILSAANAVIARNTQRKPKRLWSDAGDGEKIVGFVADNEHDEAAFVAEEVDRLSDENLARPADVAVFYRTNAQSRVFEEIFIRVGLPYKVVGGVRFYERKEIRDLLAYLRVLANPSDTVNLRRILNTPRRGIGDRAEAMLAAFAERERIGFADSLARVDDVPGLATRSAKAVREFATLLAELRETAAGDPVETIEAVLERTGYLAELVAEDTIESQGRVENLQELVEVVREYTERFPEGTLAGFLEQVSLVADADQIPSDDGSDGVVTLMTLHSAKGLEFPVVFLTGLEDGIFPHMRTLGDPTQMEEERRLAYVGVTRARQRLYLTRSVVRSAWGQPAYNPPSRFLTEIPEQLLDWRRLAPAGLGPSGSGGFGSGGFGSGGFGPSLGRGSGGGAGTSAAPSGSPFGQGRASSRPASRPIPALSVGDRVTHDVFGLGVVVATSGIAGSSQAKVDFGEGTGTKDLLLRYAPVTKL, encoded by the coding sequence ATGAGCACACTTTTCGACGACGAGACCGTTCCCAGCGCCGGCGGGGCATCGTCCGAGCCGCGTGACTCGTACGACCTGTTCGCCCCGGCGGTGCTGGCCGGCGCCCCCCGGTCCGGGCAGTCGGCCGCGGCGCACCAGCCCGAGCGCCGGCCGTCGCCCCGGCTCGACCCGGACGAGCTGCTGGCCGGGCTGAACCCGCAGCAGCGAGCCGCCGTGGTCCACGAGGGGTCGCCGCTGCTGATCGTCGCCGGCGCCGGGTCCGGCAAGACCAGGGTGCTCGCCCACCGGATCGCCTACCTGCTCGCCGCCCGCCAGGTGCACCCCGGCGAGATCCTCGCGATCACGTTCACCAACAAGGCCGCGAACGAGATGCGGGAGCGGGTCGGCGCGCTCGTCGGCGGCCGGGTGCGGGCCATGTGGGTCAGCACCTTCCACTCGGCCTGCGTGCGGATCCTGCGCAACGAGTCGAAGCGGCTCGGGTTCGGCAGCTCGTTCTCGATCTACGACGCCGCCGACGCCCAGCGGCTGATCACCCTGGTGTGCCGCGACCTCGACCTCGACTCGAAACGCCACCCGGCCCGCGGCCTCGCCGCCCAGATCAGCACGCTGAAGAACGAGCTGGTCGACCACGAGACCGCGCAGGCCAAGGCCTCCAGCCACCCCGAGCGGACCGTCGCCGAGGTGTACGCGCTGTACCAGCGCCGGCTGCGCGAGGCGAACGCGCTGGACTTCGACGACCTGATCATGACGACGGTGAACCTGCTGCAGGCGTTCCCGGACGTCGCCGAGCACTACCACCGCCGGTTCCGCCACGTCCTCGTCGACGAGTACCAGGACACCAACCACGCCCAGTACGTGCTCATCCGGGAGCTGGTCGGCGGTGGCGGGTCGACGGCTGGGCGCGCGGACGACCCTGGGCTGCCCGGCCCGGCGGAGCTGTGCGTGGTCGGTGACGCCGACCAGTCGATCTACGCGTTCCGCGGCGCGGACATCCGCAACATCGTCGAGTTCGAAGAGGACTTCCCGAGCGCGAAGACGGTGCTGCTGGAGCAGAACTACCGCTCCACCCAGACCATCCTGTCCGCGGCGAACGCCGTCATCGCCCGCAACACCCAGCGCAAGCCGAAGCGGCTCTGGTCGGACGCCGGCGACGGCGAGAAGATCGTCGGCTTCGTCGCCGACAACGAGCACGACGAGGCCGCGTTCGTCGCCGAGGAGGTGGACCGGCTCTCCGACGAGAACCTGGCCCGGCCCGCCGACGTCGCCGTCTTCTACCGCACGAACGCGCAGAGCCGGGTCTTCGAGGAGATCTTCATCCGGGTCGGCCTGCCCTACAAGGTCGTCGGCGGCGTGCGCTTCTACGAGCGCAAGGAGATCCGCGACCTGCTCGCCTACCTGCGCGTGCTCGCGAACCCGTCAGACACGGTCAACCTGCGCCGGATCCTCAACACCCCGCGGCGCGGCATCGGCGACCGGGCCGAGGCGATGCTCGCCGCGTTCGCCGAGCGGGAGCGGATCGGCTTCGCGGACTCGCTTGCCCGGGTCGACGACGTGCCGGGCCTGGCCACCCGGTCGGCCAAGGCGGTCCGTGAGTTCGCGACGCTGCTCGCCGAGCTGCGCGAGACCGCCGCGGGCGACCCCGTCGAGACGATCGAAGCCGTGCTCGAACGCACCGGCTACCTCGCCGAGCTCGTCGCCGAGGACACGATCGAGTCGCAGGGCCGGGTGGAGAACCTCCAGGAACTGGTGGAGGTCGTCCGGGAGTACACCGAGCGGTTCCCCGAAGGCACGCTCGCGGGTTTCCTGGAGCAGGTCTCGCTGGTCGCCGACGCCGACCAGATCCCGTCCGACGACGGCTCAGACGGCGTCGTCACCCTGATGACGCTGCACAGCGCGAAGGGTCTCGAGTTCCCGGTGGTGTTCCTCACCGGGCTGGAGGACGGCATCTTCCCCCACATGCGCACCCTCGGTGACCCGACCCAGATGGAAGAGGAGCGCCGGCTGGCCTACGTCGGCGTCACGCGGGCCCGCCAGCGCCTCTACCTGACCCGTTCGGTCGTGCGCAGCGCCTGGGGTCAGCCCGCCTACAACCCGCCGTCGAGGTTCCTCACCGAGATTCCCGAGCAGCTGCTCGACTGGCGCCGGCTCGCCCCGGCCGGCCTCGGCCCATCCGGGTCCGGCGGCTTCGGCAGCGGTGGTTTCGGGTCCGGCGGGTTCGGGCCAAGCCTGGGGCGTGGCTCGGGCGGGGGCGCCGGCACGAGCGCGGCACCGAGCGGTTCCCCCTTCGGCCAGGGCCGGGCGTCGTCCCGCCCCGCCAGCCGGCCGATCCCCGCGCTGTCCGTCGGCGACCGGGTGACCCACGACGTCTTCGGCCTCGGGGTGGTCGTCGCGACGAGTGGCATCGCCGGCTCCTCCCAGGCGAAGGTCGACTTCGGCGAGGGCACGGGCACCAAGGACCTGCTCCTGCGCTACGCCCCGGTCACCAAGCTCTGA